A region from the Desulfomonile tiedjei genome encodes:
- a CDS encoding dinitrogenase iron-molybdenum cofactor biosynthesis protein: protein MKKPQRSHRSDPAVNVTKLLIPLLGDDVAPRFDLAPEALIAVIHSESGLIEDRTIILPEASAESLCHLILAEKVDTVVCCGIEDEYYQYLIWKKLKVIDSVMGPYVRVLDKAMKGTLSSGDNLLGSRTSSKK, encoded by the coding sequence AAAACCCCAGAGATCCCATCGCAGCGACCCGGCCGTGAACGTGACCAAGCTCCTTATTCCTTTGTTGGGGGATGATGTGGCCCCGCGGTTCGACTTGGCTCCGGAGGCCCTTATAGCTGTGATCCACTCGGAAAGCGGACTGATCGAAGACAGAACCATCATCCTGCCTGAAGCCTCGGCCGAATCGCTTTGCCATCTGATCCTGGCGGAAAAGGTCGACACGGTGGTCTGCTGCGGAATAGAGGACGAGTATTATCAGTACCTTATTTGGAAAAAGCTGAAGGTGATCGATTCCGTGATGGGTCCCTACGTCCGTGTCCTTGATAAAGCAATGAAGGGGACCTTGAGCAGCGGAGACAATTTGCTCGGTTCCAGGACGTCATCCAAGAAATGA